The Neorhodopirellula lusitana genome segment TTCTGGTGGATTTCTCTTCTCATGTGACCGGTCGCCCAACATGGTTTTTACGCTAGGCCTTCGGCACACCGCTGTCGTTTGTTCAAGCCGCCCTCCGGTGGTAGAATCTCTCGCAGTTCATACATCGTTCGCTTCGTTTAGGGCGGTGTCGTAAAAACCTTCCGTTACACGCCGAGACCAATGGATTGCGACCACGACGATCCCGAATCTGTGGTTCTCTGCTTCATCGCCGCGATGCACCAATGGGAACTCGACTCTCACGCTGCTCGTCGCGCAGCCCGCGACACTGCCGACCCATACTCCTACCAACCTGCGATAGTTTCCGCGATGGCGCACGTTTTCTCGCAATTCTGTACTCCCAAACCGCGACCGCATGGGCGCAATGCATCGTTCCAAAACCCGCCTGAATACAACCCTGACCACGAATCCATCCAATCATCCGCGACTCAGGGGCGGGCGGCGTCCGTTTACACACATCGTGATTCCGTATTCGGCGGTCTATTCCGCTATACACTCAAACGAATTGACAATCGCTGGTTGATCGACACTCTCTGGCAGCGCAACGATGACGACTCCGAATCGCCAGCCGTCCTCTAGCGCATCGGCGTGTAACATGGTTTTTACGCTAGGCCGCTCTCTGTAAAAGAATCTTCTGGCCATGAACGTCGTTTCGCTTCGGTCACGTTTTCTCCGATGGAGACAGCGGCACACCCTCGCACTTTGTTCAAACGGCGATCTGTTGGTACAATTTCAAGCGATTCGACATCTTTCAGTTCAGCCGGGACGGGTGTCGTAAAAACCTTCCGTTGTATGCCCCTAGTCGATATGGCGCTGTCAAAACGTAACTCCAAACCGATTACGATTGGCGACGCCGAGTTTCGCTGGGCGCTCGCCACACGTTCGCAGGCCGACACCGAGATGGTGACGGTCGTTGTGCAGCCACCCGATAACGGCTGCCGCCTCGCTGTTACCGTTCCATGCCGTGACTATTGGCTCAACATCCAATCGCCCCCGGCTGCGTCGTACAACATTCACGCG includes the following:
- a CDS encoding NTF2 fold immunity protein; translated protein: MDCDHDDPESVVLCFIAAMHQWELDSHAARRAARDTADPYSYQPAIVSAMAHVFSQFCTPKPRPHGRNASFQNPPEYNPDHESIQSSATQGRAASVYTHRDSVFGGLFRYTLKRIDNRWLIDTLWQRNDDDSESPAVL